The DNA segment AGATACTCCACCAACGTGTAAATGAGCGCCTTTCTTTTGCCAAAGTCCCTCTTCCATTCTGAAAATGCCGTCCTTGCAGCCAGCACCTTTTGGTTTATCTCGTCCCTTCCCATCTGGGGGTACGTCCGTATCGGCTGCCCGGTTGCCGGGTTTATCGTAGTTAATTGCACACACCATGCTGGGCGCGCGCGTAATTAAGTGTGGTGCCTAAAACCAATCATTACCAATAGTTACCAAAACCTTAAATACCAACCATTGGTTACTAAAACCAATGAATGGAAAGAAAAGCCTCACTCGTACAAAGAGCAAGGTCAGAATCCATTCAAAACAAAAGGCGAAAAACAAAATGGCAACAAACGAAAGTCAAAAAGACGTATTTTCAGTTTATGCCAGAAGTTTTGATAAGGTAAAAGGTACCTTTGAAAAGACAGCAACACAGTCACTGCAATCATACACAAACCTGAGCCAGGAAGTATTCACTGCCTGGAGCAACTTTGTGCACACTGCGACATCAATCTCACAAAGCTATGCTAACAAGATTGGCGTCAACGCAGCAATTCCAGAGACATCAGTTGCAGTAATTTCAGAGACAACCGATGCTTTTGTAAAGGCAATTGAGACAAACAACAAGGTAGTGCAGACTGCCTTTGATGCAACAGTGCAGAACATCAAGACAATCAACCAAAACGCAAGTGCATTTGCAGAGCTAAACCAAAACATTATCAACTCCTGGATGAGCAACTGGAAACCAAGAATCTAAATTCTTTTTTTTTTTTATTTTTTTATCATCAGGCTTTAGGGTATTTTCCGCACAGGCATGCAAATAAGCTAAGTTGTTGAATAATCAGCTAAGTTGTTGATTCGATCTAATATCATGGAACAACATATCAATATTGAGATAAAATGCGAGTTGATTCATGTAGAAGATGCGGTGAGGAGATGCAAGAATCCACCCAACCAGAGATTTGCGCAGTATGTGACAGAGCGTGCGAGCAGTTTTTTTGCCCAAAATGCGATCTAGTCACTGATCCACAGTATCACACGCACCATACAACACTTGAAGCATCTCCGTTATCTCACTAATTTTTTTGTGTGGTGAAATCATGATTCAAGAAATTAAAAAGATATTCAATAAAACCACAAGCATTCCAAGATACAAGGCAGGATTTTACGGATTTATCGCAATTGCAGTGGCAGGAATAGTATCTCTTACCATACTGTTGTAGGAGAATTGAGCCTATTTTTAGGACAGCCCAATTCTAATATCGAGGATCTTGCAACCCTTTCCCTGCTCCATCACAAGCACCGGGTTCATGTCAAGCTCCTTTATCTCGTCAAAGTCGGTCACCAATGCAGACAGCTTTTGAATAAGCTCAGACAGTTTCTTTTTGTCTGCGGGCTTTTCCCCTCTGACTCCCTCGAGTAATTTCCTTGTCTTAATTGAGCCAATCATATTGTCTGCCTCTTTGTCTGTAACTGGCGCTAGCCTGAATGTAACGTCTTTGAGTACCTCCACATAGATTCCGCCCATTCCGAGCATGATTACCGGACCGAATCCAGGCTCTTGTTTTGATCCTATGATGAGCTCCTTTCCGCCCTTGACCATTTCTTGGACCAGTACACCTTTGATTTGGGCATTTTTGTCGTATTTTTTGGCGTTCTTTACTATTTGATCAAATGCGTCCCTTACTGCCTGCTCGCTTGCAACTCCCACTTTCACTCCACCGGCGTCGGACTTGTGGATGATTTGCGGTGATGCAATCTTCATCACCACCGGAAATCCGATCTTCTTTGCATGCTTTACTGCCTCTTCTGCTGTTTTTGCCAGAATGCTTTGCGGTAGTGGAAAGCCGTATGCCTTGAGCACTTCCTGGCCTTCCTCTTCTAGAAGGTTTGTTCTTCCTTGCTTTCGGACATTGGCAAATACCTTCTTTACTGCGGCCTTGTCTGCCTTGAATTTTGTAATTGTGCCTTCCGGTGTATTGAGCCAGCTTGAAAATCGGAGCATTGCACGCAGTGCGCGAATTGCGCCCTCCGCATAAGTATAGTACGGGACGCCACCTGCTGCAAGAATCTCCCTGTTTTTGATTCCCTCGTCAAGCCCCATCAATGATGCAAGCATTGTCTTTTTGTATTTCTTTGACATCTTTACTACCACCTCTGCAAGCTTATCATAATCTAGCGTGGCAGAAGGCGTGCACATTGCGATGACAGATCCCACATTCTTGTGCGCAAGTACATTTTCTAGTACGTTGTTAAATCTGTTAAAATCGGCATCGCCTACAATGTCTACGGGGTTCCTTGAGCTTCCCCACGGCGGGATGACTGCGTTTATCTTTGGTCTAATGTCCTCAATTGTAGCCATCTTGATGCCATACTTTGAGCAGGCATCAGTTGAGATGATTGCAGGACCTCCTGCATTTGATACTATAACAAGGTCACCCTTTAGCGGAAGCGGCTGCTTTGAGAATGCTGTTGCATAGTCGAACAATTCCTCCATGGAATCAACTCGGATTGCGCCGGACTGGTTCAATACGGCGTCATAGATTTCGTCCGAGCCCATCAGTGCTCCAGTATGAGACATTGCAGCTTTTGCACCCTCGGGACTGCGTCCTGATTTTAATACAAGAACCGGTTTCTTCATCTTTTTTGTGATTTGCTTGCATACCTTGAGGAACTCTTGGCCATTGCCCATGTCCTCAAGGTACATTACGATTACCTTCGTCTGCTCGTGCTCTGCCAGCATTTTAAGCACGTCGATTTCACTCATGTCCGCCTTGTTGCCAAGGCTGATTACTGCGGAAAATCCGATTCCCTGTGCGCTTGCATCCTCTACAAGTGCCGCGCAGATTGCCCCGCTTTGCGAGACTAGTGCAATCTGGCCGGACTTTGGCGTAATTTTGAGAAAAGTGGAATTCATCATTGTCTTTGGATCCAAGTTCATCACTCCAAGGCAATTGGGACCGATCATTTTGATTCCGTATTTTTTGACAATATCCTTTAGCTGCTGCTCAAGCTTTCGACCTTCCTCGTCTACCTCCTTGAATCCGGCAGTAATCACTATGACTCCTTTGATCTTTTTCTTTCCGCATTCCTCTAGTACCGCAGGGACTATGTCGTTCTTTGTAACCACCACGGCCAGATCGATTTGATCCTTTACGTCAAGCACTGTCTTGAATGCAGGCATGTCAAAGACCCTATCACGCGTAGGAGAAATTGGATAGATCTTTCCCTTGTAACCTTTCATGATATTTGATGTGATTGCGCGTCCGACACTTCCTTCCTTGTCAGATGCGCCGATTATTGCGACAGATTTTGGAGATAGAAAAGCAGATACTGCCATGTGATTCTGGCTGACTTGTTTCCATAATAAAGCTTATTCTGCGGTTCTGTTAATGTTTGAATGCTTTTTTCCCCTTGTAGAATACCTTGAATCCGCTTTTTGATGCCTTTAGTGTCTTTATCAGCTTTAGCGAAATTTTGGCGATTTTAAAGACTGAAAGAAACGGTATCAGGGCAAGCATTGCCACATCATGCCAATGTTTTTTGAAGAATAGTTTCAGATTGTTTAATTTTCTATATTTTAAGTACAGATCAAAAACAAGTAAGGTAAAGAATACCCAGAGAAGCACCTCAAAATGAATTTCAAAGTCATGTGGAATACGGTATGGTGCCTCCTTTAGGAACAAAGATTCTGGATAAAACGAGACAAATCCTAGAAAATAGACTATTGCCATCAGCAAAATGCAGAAATCAAATACCTTTGAAAATATACTCTTTGTTTCCACGGTATAATTTGGATTTTTAATGGATGTAAATACCATATCCAAAGAGATTTTTTAGATCGATTGCATGCCGATCACAGATATTAGTATCTTTGACATTCCCATAGTTGGAAATGTCAATAGTAAATGTGCCCACAATCAGGCTTACCAGGAAGACATTCCAGTCAGGATACGTTCTGATTCTGATTTCTGCCATACTTACAGCCTTGGCGCATGTCCTAGCAAAACCACTTGTGGACAACGAGATAGGCTTTGAGATCAACCCAGTCGTGCTTGCAGCATGCATTTACATGATAAACGGCGCGTTCTTTACCCCGTTTACAAGAAAATCCACGCCAATCGTCTTGCTTGGGGGGAAAAATATTGCGCTTTTGGCAATAATCGGCATATCCGAGGGGATTGCGTTAATTACATATTTTATCGGCCTGAAAGGCTCAACTGCAGCAAACGCGTCGATTTTCAGCAATAGCGAGATGATATTCTCGCTATTGATTGTAACAATAGCCTTCAAGGAGGTTTTGAAGAAAAACGAGATCGGCCCATTTACAATGATCATAATTGGAATGCTAGTCCTGCCAATAGGATACGATGTGTATTCCCATGGAATGACATTCTCGAATTTGGTAATGTCAGACATACTAATCATTGTCTCAGGCGTATTTTACGCATTTAACGTAACCATATGCAGATACATCAGCAATTCAATAGACTCCAAACGGATCATGCAAGTAATTTCATTCACATCAGGTGCCTGCGCGGTGCTGGCGTTGGTAGCCTTTCACATACCAGTAGACGTAGAGATGTCAAGCTTTGGCTCCATTGCAATGTTTGCAATAGGCGGCACGGGAATTGCATCAGTGTTGTTTGTAGTATCATTACGAATGATTGGAGGGGCAAGGACCGTCCTGCTGTTTTCTACAAACTCTGCATTTGGCATAATATTTGCCGCCGTCATACTAGGTGAGACAATCACCATGGTAAACATGGGATCGCTTGTACTAACATTTGGTGGTATCTATTTGCTAAAAAACAAGCTTGGAAACAAGCACTAATTGTGGTGTTAAGACACTAATTTATGACTCGTAGATGTAGTAAACTAGCCGAGATTGCGCCTAAAAAGTCTCATTTTTTAGAAACTATATAATATTTACAACATATTTTAAAAGATATACAGAAGAACGAGGCGTAAATAATGTCGGAAATAGATAACCTTCTAGCCAGATACGTTGAGAATAACGTAAACTCAAATTTTGATAAGGAAATTATCATAAAAATTAAGAAAAAACTCGAAAAAAATGGATATTCCCTACTACGCGCCATAGAAGTATTCTACCCCTTTGAAGAAGTGTTAAGGGACATCATTGGCAGCAAATCATCTGGCATGCTAGAGAGAATTTGCAGAGCTGTTTGCGAGAATAAACCAAGGGAAAAGTATGCCTATGTGGTCAAAGACAGAAATTTCCAGGATCTAATCTTGAGCACGTATGGGAATAATGATAAAAGATCAATCCTGCAAGCCATTGCCAAATCCCCAATGTCAATTTCAGAGATACTCGATAAAGCAGACATTCCAAAAAGCAGCGGATACAAGATAGTCGATTCGCTTTTGGCAGATGGTCTTTTAACCACAACTGATCAAAAAATTAAAAATCTTGACGGAAACAGGGTTTCTGCCTACAGACCCACAATTGAGTCAATTGACATCAGGATCAATGGCGGGTCAATTGTGATTGAACTTCAATTTGCAGAGGAATATGCGAAAAAGAGTCACATATTGAAGGCAATAATAAAAAGATAGTAGATGATATCTAGTGGGATTCAGTGCCCGTTTTGGGCATATTTTGGATCCGATTTTCAGTCGATAATTGCTGAAAACCTTGGAAACTGACGAATGTACGAGAAATCTGGATCTGTTTTTGCCAGGCTAGTCTTTTTTGGATCAAGTGTAACAGCCTTTTCAAGACAGTTTAACGCCTCCTCGTTTTCTCCAAGCATGGATAAACAGGCTGCCTTATTGTACCAGGGAGCGCTGAAGTCAGGATCAATACCAATAGACTTTTCTAAAAAGGAAAGAGCCACATCGTATTTTTTTAACTCCACGTATGCACCTCCCATGTTTGACAACACCACAGAATCTGTAGGATCTATTTGAAGGGCTTTTTCATAACATCCAATTGCCTCATTGTATCTGCCTTCGTTGAAAAGTAATGCGCCTTCAGTTATGAGTTTTACAATCTCTTCTTTTTGTGGGGCCTTGTATCTAGAGTCATCCTTGAAGCGTTCCAAATTCTTCTTTAGTCCAATCGATTTTTTCACGATGAATCACAATCAAAACTCTATAATAAACTCAATTCGGGTTCGATCTTCAGGTATAATTCCAGTTTCTCCCAGTCCTCTTTTCTGTCGTACATGTCAAGGTATGTAGTATGCCCTATCATGGCATGAGCCACATCTGTATCGTGCACCCTTCTTGCCCTTGTGAAAAAGTACGACCTGAACGAGTGCAGGGAAACATGGTGCCTGCCGGTAGACTCGTAACGCGCAGTCAGCCCGGCCCGTTCTCTGTACCTTGCAAATGCTTCTATTTCCGTCATCTTTGCATGGAACGGGTTTGCGTTCGTAGCAAAGACAAGATCGTCCGGCTTTAATGCTTCCAAGTGTGGTTTCAGGTATTCTGATGCTTCGATTGAAACGAAGGTTGTGTGCAAACGTCCTGATCTGGGCCTCATCTGAGAAAACCTGCTGCATCTGGGCTAGGAGAACCGACGCTACTGCAAAGCCGAGCAGATATCTTTTCATAGCTTCTTACTCTACGAAATTCTTGTTTTAACTTTTGAACGGATCGCAAGATCAGGTGCGCTTTAGGTTTTAGTGTGCCAGTCCAAAGATTACAAGCTTTCCTATGGCCTTTCCGGGCATGTCATCGCCGTCATCAGGTATAAGCTCCCTGATGTTTTCAGGCAAATGGTCCAACATCATGTCCACCGGCCCGTCCAGATCCATTCCGACATGCTGGAGCCCCAGATAGATTACAAGTCCTATTACCCCTCCTGCCTTGGAGAACGTCTCTGGATGAGCGTCAATATGCGGCTTTATGTTGTCGTTTTTCCACCAGTGTAGCCTCCTGAACGCGTTTTCAAGCGACATTCCAACGTTTGTGAATTTTTCGGACGTCATCTTCCACATCTTTTTTGCCCATGGAGGCCAAGATCGTCCGAAGCTTACAATGAACGCTTTATTCATAAACGAGGTCTGGATTATCTGATAGAGCACTTGTCCCTCTTTTGGAAA comes from the Candidatus Nitrosotenuis cloacae genome and includes:
- a CDS encoding 4-hydroxybutyrate--CoA ligase, with the protein product MAVSAFLSPKSVAIIGASDKEGSVGRAITSNIMKGYKGKIYPISPTRDRVFDMPAFKTVLDVKDQIDLAVVVTKNDIVPAVLEECGKKKIKGVIVITAGFKEVDEEGRKLEQQLKDIVKKYGIKMIGPNCLGVMNLDPKTMMNSTFLKITPKSGQIALVSQSGAICAALVEDASAQGIGFSAVISLGNKADMSEIDVLKMLAEHEQTKVIVMYLEDMGNGQEFLKVCKQITKKMKKPVLVLKSGRSPEGAKAAMSHTGALMGSDEIYDAVLNQSGAIRVDSMEELFDYATAFSKQPLPLKGDLVIVSNAGGPAIISTDACSKYGIKMATIEDIRPKINAVIPPWGSSRNPVDIVGDADFNRFNNVLENVLAHKNVGSVIAMCTPSATLDYDKLAEVVVKMSKKYKKTMLASLMGLDEGIKNREILAAGGVPYYTYAEGAIRALRAMLRFSSWLNTPEGTITKFKADKAAVKKVFANVRKQGRTNLLEEEGQEVLKAYGFPLPQSILAKTAEEAVKHAKKIGFPVVMKIASPQIIHKSDAGGVKVGVASEQAVRDAFDQIVKNAKKYDKNAQIKGVLVQEMVKGGKELIIGSKQEPGFGPVIMLGMGGIYVEVLKDVTFRLAPVTDKEADNMIGSIKTRKLLEGVRGEKPADKKKLSELIQKLSALVTDFDEIKELDMNPVLVMEQGKGCKILDIRIGLS
- a CDS encoding DMT family transporter produces the protein MSIVNVPTIRLTRKTFQSGYVLILISAILTALAHVLAKPLVDNEIGFEINPVVLAACIYMINGAFFTPFTRKSTPIVLLGGKNIALLAIIGISEGIALITYFIGLKGSTAANASIFSNSEMIFSLLIVTIAFKEVLKKNEIGPFTMIIIGMLVLPIGYDVYSHGMTFSNLVMSDILIIVSGVFYAFNVTICRYISNSIDSKRIMQVISFTSGACAVLALVAFHIPVDVEMSSFGSIAMFAIGGTGIASVLFVVSLRMIGGARTVLLFSTNSAFGIIFAAVILGETITMVNMGSLVLTFGGIYLLKNKLGNKH
- a CDS encoding tetratricopeptide repeat protein → MKKSIGLKKNLERFKDDSRYKAPQKEEIVKLITEGALLFNEGRYNEAIGCYEKALQIDPTDSVVLSNMGGAYVELKKYDVALSFLEKSIGIDPDFSAPWYNKAACLSMLGENEEALNCLEKAVTLDPKKTSLAKTDPDFSYIRQFPRFSAIID